The segment GCTGCATCCCGGGGAAAAGACATACAAGTACAAGTCTATACCTATACAGAGAAGAGATGGATACGCCTCCAGCCATTCACCTGGCATGTGGCGGAAGAAGAGATTGATCCGTTCGTCTCCTACCGCCTGATCGAACCCGGTTATTCCTATTACCGCCAGCTCGGCTTATATCAGCGCAACCTCACGAACTTCCAGGAAGAAGTCATCTATGAGAACAACCGGACATTCGATTACGAAGACAACCATTGCATCAACTGCCATAATTACCAGAATTACAGCACACAGAAAATGCTCTTCCATGTACGGACCAATCACAGCGGGACGATCATCGCCCAGGGTGAATCTGCCGAGAAAATCAACTTCCGCCATGATTCCATTCCGTTTGGAGCCGTTTATCCGGCCTGGCACCCAACACAAGACTGGATTCTGTTTTCCTCGAACAAGACCGGACAAGCCTTCCACATCCTGAACGAAGAAAAGGTGGAAGTGGTGGATATGGCTTCTGATCTGCTCTTCTATGATGCCAATCAGAAGGAAGTGAAATATGTCTGCCACACAGACAGCCTGCTCGAGACATTTCCCTGCTGGTCGCCAGCCGGTGACAAAATCTATTATTGTGTAGGCAGTCTTTATCAGGACACACCGGCCGCTCAGCCCAAAGACTTTAATACCCTGCGTTACAACATCGTCAGCAGGACATTCCAAGCCGACAGCCAGGAATTCGGAGATGAAGTAATGGAAGTCGACTGCGATTCAGTCGGCCGGAGCGCCTCCGTTCCCCGCATCAGTCCGGACGGACGCTATCTGCTGTTTACTTCCGGAGAATACGGGCAATTCCATATCTGGCATAAGAGTGCAGACCTCTATGTAAAAGATCTGAAAACCGATACCGTCTATCCGTTGCAAGAAGCCAACAGTACCGACGCTGACAGTTATCACAGCTGGAGCAGTAACGGACGATGGATTATCTTCAGCTCCCGACGCGACGACGGTTCTTACACCCGACTTTATATCACCTACTTCAGTCCGGAAGGAAAGGCCAGCAAAGCCTTTATCCTGCCGCAGGAAGACCCGGAACAAAATATGAAGCGACTTAAGAGTTACAATGTACCGGAACTGACCCGCGACCAGGTACGGATCTCTCCGCAGACCTTCCGGCAGGTTATTTATCAGACACAAGGAAGTCCTATTACTTATAAAAACGAATAATATATGATTCAAAAACGATTCTTATTACTTTTGATTTCGATTCTCGTTCCTTTTGCCGGATGGGCACAAAGAGAAGCGTCACCTTACTACTTCGATAAAAACGGCATTCAAAAAGAAGTACTGGAAAACTACCTAGACCGTTCTATAACCGTCACCAACTTACTGGTTCCTCATCAGGGAGAAGAGCAGCTGAACGACGATATCCGCATGATCCGGAATATCGGAGCCAAATTCTTGGGCCGCTCTATTCTGCTGTGGGAGAACGAACAGGTGTTGAAAGACCCGGCCTTTTGGACGAAAGCCGAACAGATCATCCAACGAATGCATGCCGACGATCCGGATTTAGTCTTCCAGGCGTGCCTGTTCGAAGCTATTTCTACTGAAGTCAGTCAGATTAAAATCCCGGAATGGGTATTCGA is part of the Parabacteroides sp. AD58 genome and harbors:
- a CDS encoding TolB family protein, which gives rise to MKTVLYLFSILLSVLTGILTACSSTTDEPTDFTEVGQPASIYPDYKDIVIPPNIAPLNFLVRTPGEKFVVVLTSSEKQKLSASAAHGSTVQFNAEQWKSLLAASRGKDIQVQVYTYTEKRWIRLQPFTWHVAEEEIDPFVSYRLIEPGYSYYRQLGLYQRNLTNFQEEVIYENNRTFDYEDNHCINCHNYQNYSTQKMLFHVRTNHSGTIIAQGESAEKINFRHDSIPFGAVYPAWHPTQDWILFSSNKTGQAFHILNEEKVEVVDMASDLLFYDANQKEVKYVCHTDSLLETFPCWSPAGDKIYYCVGSLYQDTPAAQPKDFNTLRYNIVSRTFQADSQEFGDEVMEVDCDSVGRSASVPRISPDGRYLLFTSGEYGQFHIWHKSADLYVKDLKTDTVYPLQEANSTDADSYHSWSSNGRWIIFSSRRDDGSYTRLYITYFSPEGKASKAFILPQEDPEQNMKRLKSYNVPELTRDQVRISPQTFRQVIYQTQGSPITYKNE